The nucleotide sequence CATTATGCACAACTGCCCCTTCAATATTGAGCATGTCCCGTCCCTCACCAATATCATCTAAAAGATATTCATAAAACTTGGTTAACGAATATGTCTCAGGATTGTCAAGGTGGGACAAATGCACAACTGCCAAAGAATCCCTTGTTTCTGCTTTAGAGCCGGATCCAAATACCAATAACGAAGTCTGACCATCTCGACTCCATTCAGCAATACATTCAAAGTCGGGCTTAATTTTTTTAGGTATCCGCAACTTGTCAGGATAGCCTTGCAGAAGCAGGTGCTTTCCGATAGGTGTAAAATCGGGAGAAAGCAAAAATAAGAATGGAGAGTCGTCTCCTACCACATAAACAGTATCGTTTACATAAGCCATTCCAGAGGCTGAAGGTATGGTGTCTGTCACCAAGGAACTTTCAAGAAAAACCTCTGACTCTTGCCTACCAGGGCCACAAGCAACACCTAGCACACATATAATAGCATATAAAAGAATAACAGTAACCCTTTTCCGACTATATCTTCTCACAACATTACAATTAACAAGCACCGATTGTCAAACAAAAGCACTCCACCCACAATAAACCTGAAAACTTTCGTGTAAAAATATAAACAATGTATCAAAGCTTGAAACATCATATTAACATTAACCAGGTAGTATACTAACGATCGCTTCTAAAGGCAAGTTTAGATATCAACTTTATTAATACTTAAACTACTAGCTATTAAACATTAGCAAAATAAAGATGGTGTTTTTTATAATATTTAATGCAAAAAAATGAATTTATAGAAGTCAAATATTTTTATATATTTGTTACTAATTAAACTTTTGCCCCTACAGACATGCCAATAAAGAGAAAAAACACATTTATAAAAAAAGTAAGAGACATTTCCATTGCCGGCAGTATATCCCTTAGCGTGATCGCCAGTGGAGGCTTCATGCAGTCTTGCGGCAGTTCTTCACAAGAGTACGAAACAGTTTATACCAAAGGAATTCGCTCCTACATACAAGAAATAGAGCCGGGCGAGTTCAAGATCATGGACGAGGAGGTATCCGCAGATGGCAAATCTATGGCCCATGTAACATATCTGGACGGGCGCACAGAAACGCTAACGTTAGAAGAAATGAAAAAGCTGGCTGCGGAAGAAAATGCAAACTCCAATATCGACTCTTTGAGCCAAGAGCTTTCAAACGCTGGTCAAGAACCTGATACTAGCTCGCAAAGGCAACAAAGAAGCGGATTTGGCTTTGGAGGTCTTGGAACCTTACTTTTGCTAAGCAACATGGGGTCCATGATGGGGCGTTCAGGTGCTGTAGCTCCTAACCCTGGAGTATATGCCAATAAGGAAACTTTTCAAAAAGCCCAATCAAACAACACCTCATTTAAAAACTCTGCTGTAAGAAGACCTGTTTCTTCAAGCAAAGGTTTCTTTGGAAAAAGCGGCAACAGTAGTACTGGAAGGTCGTTTGGAGGTTAAAAACATGGTAAACCTTCAAAAACTACCTACCGCCCCCGACCAGCAACTTAAAAACTTGCAGTGGAACTGGATGCTGGGCGAAGACACCATGCCCTATATTACCGATGACATGGTCACTGTTTCCGAAAAAGAAGCTGAAGCATATTACAAAGCTGGGGAGGAACTATATGATATGTTTGTGCAAGCCGCACAGTACGTCATTGACAAAAAGCTTTATGCACAGCTAGGAATACCTTCCAACCTGGAAAAGATGATTTACCACAGTTGGGAGGAAGACCACCTGCACCTGTATGGACGCTTTGATTTGGCAGGAGGCATAGATGGGCAACCTATAAAGCTTATCGAATTTAATGCCGACACTCCTACTGCAATTCCAGAAACAGGCATTGTGCAATGGGCACATTTAAAAGCCAATGGCATGGACGACACAAAGCAGTTCAATAACCTTTATGAGTCCCTTACCAACCACTTCAGAAGACTCTTGGGCAGACATCCACAAAGAGACCCTTCCATCCTATTTACAACTATAGAAGGCAGCCCTGAAGACGACACCAATGTCTCTGTCTTATTGGAAGCTGCACGTGAAGCAGGTTTTGACGCCGACTTCCATTATATCCACCAAGTGGAATTTTCACCCGAAGAAGGTATTTTCATTGAAAATAACGCTGGTGAATACTACCGATACGACTTCTGTTTTAAACTTGTTCCTTGGGAATATATAGGTTTAGAAGAACCGGACTTGGCAAAAATACTCACAAGCATTACTGAAAACGATCTGGCAGTAATAGTAAATCCGGCATACACCATTCTATTTCAGTCAAAAGGTATACTGAAAGTCCTTTGGGATCTCTTCCCGCATCATCCTTTATTATTGGAAACTAGAGATC is from Cytophagaceae bacterium ABcell3 and encodes:
- a CDS encoding glutathionylspermidine synthase family protein, translating into MEKAATVVLEGRLEVKNMVNLQKLPTAPDQQLKNLQWNWMLGEDTMPYITDDMVTVSEKEAEAYYKAGEELYDMFVQAAQYVIDKKLYAQLGIPSNLEKMIYHSWEEDHLHLYGRFDLAGGIDGQPIKLIEFNADTPTAIPETGIVQWAHLKANGMDDTKQFNNLYESLTNHFRRLLGRHPQRDPSILFTTIEGSPEDDTNVSVLLEAAREAGFDADFHYIHQVEFSPEEGIFIENNAGEYYRYDFCFKLVPWEYIGLEEPDLAKILTSITENDLAVIVNPAYTILFQSKGILKVLWDLFPHHPLLLETRDRKLNFKQQVEKVMFGREGANVKILNERGLVTEELAGEYDFYDKIYQEYTEFPKDSHGNYYQAGLFFTYEACSLGYRRGGRILGNTAQFTGHIIK